A region from the Drosophila ananassae strain 14024-0371.13 chromosome 2L, ASM1763931v2, whole genome shotgun sequence genome encodes:
- the LOC6499076 gene encoding transcription initiation factor IIA subunit 1 isoform X2: protein MALCQTSVLKVYHAVIEDVITNVRDAFLDEGVDEQVLQEMKQIWRNKLLASKAVELSPDEGTHPPPIVANNPKAANAKKKAASASAAMPQNSSTSAAALIGDKIGMKSPATMATSSGIKNGLGPVKQEVNSQNPPPLHPTSGATLMQKQQQASSGGQAPIPIVASLDPNRIMPVNITLPSPAGSAGSESRVLTIQVPASALQENQLTQILTAHLISSIMSLPTTLASSVLQQHVNAALSNANHQKNLAAAKHLDGALDSSDEDESEESDDNIDNDDDDDLDKDDDEDAEQEDAAEEEPLNSEDDVTDEDSAEMFETDNVIVCQYDKITRSRNKWKFYLKDGIMNMRGKDYVFQKSNGDAEW, encoded by the exons ATGGCGTTATGCCAGACATCAGTG CTCAAAGTATACCATGCCGTGATCGAGGATGTCATCACAAATGTACGCGATGCCTTCCTGGACGAGGGCGTCGACGAGCAGGTCCTTCAGGAGATGAAACAGATCTGGCGCAACAAACTGCTGGCCAGTAAGGCCGTGGAGCTGAGCCCAGACGAAGGCACCCACCCGCCGCCCATTGTGGCCAACAATCCAAAG GCCGCCAACGCTAAGAAGAAGGCCGCTTCCGCATCGGCGGCCATGCCACAGAACAGTAGCACCAGCGCCGCAGCCCTGATTGGGGACAAGATCGGTATGAAGTCGCCCGCCACAATGGCCACGAGCAGCGGGATCAAGAATGGTCTGGGGCCCGTCAAGCAAGAGGTCAACTCACAGAATCCACCACCACTGCATCCCACCTCAGGAGCCACACTGATGCAGAAACAGCAGCAGGCGTCCAGTGGTGGGCAGGCTCCCATTCCAATTGTGGCATCGTTGGACCCCAACCGCATCATGCCAGTCAAC ATCACTCTGCCTTCGCCAGCCGGCTCGGCAGGATCAGAATCTCGAGTGCTCACCATTCAAGTGCCAGCATCGGCGTTGCAGGAGAACCAGCTAACTCAGATACTGACGGCCCACCTCATCTCGTCCATAATGTCCTTGCCCACCACACTGGCCTCGTCGGTGCTGCAGCAGCATGTCAACGCAGCCTTGAGCAACGCCAACCACCAGA AAAATCTTGCTGCTGCCAAACATTTGGATGGAGCACTCGACTCCTCCGACGAGGACGAGAGCGAGGAGAGCGATGATAACATCGACAACGACGATGACGACGACCTGGACAAGGATGATGACGAGGATGCGGAGCAAGAGGATGCTGCTGAAGAAGAGCCACTGAACAGTGAAGATGATGTTACCGACGAAGACTCGGCTGAGATGTTTGAAACAGATAATGTGATCGTTTGTCAGTACGATAAG ATCACTCGGTCCCGCAACAAATGGAAGTTCTATCTTAAGGATGGCATCATGAACATGCGCGGCAAAGACTACGTGTTCCAAAAATCCAACGGTGACGCCGAGTGGTAA
- the LOC6499076 gene encoding transcription initiation factor IIA subunit 1 isoform X1: MALCQTSVLKVYHAVIEDVITNVRDAFLDEGVDEQVLQEMKQIWRNKLLASKAVELSPDEGTHPPPIVANNPKNNKAANAKKKAASASAAMPQNSSTSAAALIGDKIGMKSPATMATSSGIKNGLGPVKQEVNSQNPPPLHPTSGATLMQKQQQASSGGQAPIPIVASLDPNRIMPVNITLPSPAGSAGSESRVLTIQVPASALQENQLTQILTAHLISSIMSLPTTLASSVLQQHVNAALSNANHQKNLAAAKHLDGALDSSDEDESEESDDNIDNDDDDDLDKDDDEDAEQEDAAEEEPLNSEDDVTDEDSAEMFETDNVIVCQYDKITRSRNKWKFYLKDGIMNMRGKDYVFQKSNGDAEW, from the exons ATGGCGTTATGCCAGACATCAGTG CTCAAAGTATACCATGCCGTGATCGAGGATGTCATCACAAATGTACGCGATGCCTTCCTGGACGAGGGCGTCGACGAGCAGGTCCTTCAGGAGATGAAACAGATCTGGCGCAACAAACTGCTGGCCAGTAAGGCCGTGGAGCTGAGCCCAGACGAAGGCACCCACCCGCCGCCCATTGTGGCCAACAATCCAAAG AACAACAAG GCCGCCAACGCTAAGAAGAAGGCCGCTTCCGCATCGGCGGCCATGCCACAGAACAGTAGCACCAGCGCCGCAGCCCTGATTGGGGACAAGATCGGTATGAAGTCGCCCGCCACAATGGCCACGAGCAGCGGGATCAAGAATGGTCTGGGGCCCGTCAAGCAAGAGGTCAACTCACAGAATCCACCACCACTGCATCCCACCTCAGGAGCCACACTGATGCAGAAACAGCAGCAGGCGTCCAGTGGTGGGCAGGCTCCCATTCCAATTGTGGCATCGTTGGACCCCAACCGCATCATGCCAGTCAAC ATCACTCTGCCTTCGCCAGCCGGCTCGGCAGGATCAGAATCTCGAGTGCTCACCATTCAAGTGCCAGCATCGGCGTTGCAGGAGAACCAGCTAACTCAGATACTGACGGCCCACCTCATCTCGTCCATAATGTCCTTGCCCACCACACTGGCCTCGTCGGTGCTGCAGCAGCATGTCAACGCAGCCTTGAGCAACGCCAACCACCAGA AAAATCTTGCTGCTGCCAAACATTTGGATGGAGCACTCGACTCCTCCGACGAGGACGAGAGCGAGGAGAGCGATGATAACATCGACAACGACGATGACGACGACCTGGACAAGGATGATGACGAGGATGCGGAGCAAGAGGATGCTGCTGAAGAAGAGCCACTGAACAGTGAAGATGATGTTACCGACGAAGACTCGGCTGAGATGTTTGAAACAGATAATGTGATCGTTTGTCAGTACGATAAG ATCACTCGGTCCCGCAACAAATGGAAGTTCTATCTTAAGGATGGCATCATGAACATGCGCGGCAAAGACTACGTGTTCCAAAAATCCAACGGTGACGCCGAGTGGTAA
- the LOC6501489 gene encoding serine/threonine-protein kinase pelle yields the protein MSGAETRDAVNHENVNRTRSRSYLDDSIPIRLLPLSVRHQLCAHLDALDVWQVMATAAKLYPSQVDQIHSEKQRGRSASNEFLNIWGGQYNHTVLTLFALFKKLKLHNAMRVIKDYVSEDLHKYIPQSVPTISELRAPPDSSVRINNGPPYPSSSGVSNSNNNQSTTSPEDPSLESLGNIHISTVQKAAESLMEIDYNELETGTNKWCPENRLGQGGFGEVYRGQWKQMDVAIKVMNYRSHVDKTQVELQQSYNELKYLNSIRHDNVVALYGYSINGEKPCLVYQLMSGGSLENRLRAHKSDASLPPLTWRQRFNICDGTARGIYFMHTVRGTPLIHGDIKPANILLDQCLQPKIGDFGLAREGPKSINAVMQVKKVFGTRIYLPPEFRHSKNLSTGVDVYSFGIVLLEVFTGRQVTDRLPENDLQQDLLHYVKQHWRHNRTEVLDKHVPMPFGADLDMCVCAIETGLDCTAIEPQNRPLMSTVLNRFAPHRIKPQPI from the exons ATGAGTGGAGCAGAAACAAGAGACGCCGTCAACCACGAAAATGTGAACAGGACTAGATCAAGATCATATCTGGATGATTCGATTCCTATCCGGCTACTTCCGCTGTCAGTGCGTCATCAGCTATGTGCCCACCTGGATGCACTGGATGTGTGGCAAGTGATGGCTACAGCGGCGAAACTATACCCGTCCCAAGTGGATCAGATACACAGTGAGAAGCAGAGGGGGCGCTCGGCGTCCAACGAGTTTCTCAATATCTGGGGTGGCCAGTACAATCACACGGTCCTAACTCTGTTTGCATTGTTTAAAAA GTTGAAACTCCACAATGCCATGCGGGTGATTAAGGACTACGTTAGCGAGGACCTACACAAATACATTCCACAAAGCGTGCCCACAATAAGCGAACTGCGTGCTCCTCCCGATTCCAGTGTCAGGATAAACAATGGCCCGCCCTATCCCTCATCCTCAGGTGTAAGCAACTCCAATAATAACCAAAGCACAACGTCACCAGAAGATCCCAGTCTGGAGTCCTTGGGCAACATTCACATCAGCACTGTCCAAAAGGCAGCCGAGTCCCTTATGGAGATTGACTATAACGAGCTGGAAACTGGCACCAACAAATGGTGTCCGGAAAATCGCCTGGGACAGGGTGGATTCGGTGAGGTGTATCGCGGACAGTGGAAGCAGATGGATGTTGCTATCAAGGTGATGAACTACCGCAGCCATGTTGACAAGACCCAGGTAGAGCTGCAGCAGAGCTACAACGAACTCAAGTATCTCAACTCAATCCGACACGACAATGTAGTGGCCCTTTACGGCTACAGCATCAATGGGGAAAAACCATGCTTAGTATACCAACTGATGAGTGGTGGCTCTTTGGAAAATCGCTTGCGGGCTCACAAATCGGATGCGTCGCTTCCACCATTGACTTGGCGACAAAGGTTCAATATCTGTGATGGCACAGCCAG GGGCATCTACTTCATGCATACGGTCCGCGGTACGCCGCTCATCCACGGAGACATTAAACCCGCGAACATACTTTTGGACCAGTGCCTGCAGCCCAAGATTGGTGATTTTGGTCTGGCTCGAGAGGGCCCGAAGTCCATAAATGCCGTGATGCAGGTGAAGAAAGTGTTCGGCACTAGAATCTACCTGCCGCCGGAGTTTCGCCACTCAAAAAACCTAAGCACAGGAGTGGATGTATACAGTTTCGGAATAGTTTTACTGGAGGTGTTTACGGGCCGCCAAGTGACGGATCGCTTGCCAGAGAATGATCTTCAGCAGGATCTTCTTCACTACGTTAAACAGCACTGGCGGCACAATCGCACAGAAGTTCTTGACAAGCACGTCCCAATGCCATTTGGTGCTGACCTGGACATGTGCGTGTGTGCCATTGAAACAGGACTAGATTGCACTGCCATAGAGCCGCAGAATCGGCCGTTAATGAGTACGGTTCTCAATCGCTTTGCACCACACCGCATAAAACCCCAACCAATTTGA
- the LOC6501490 gene encoding tubulin polyglutamylase TTLL13 — translation MNLKNSKFFKRIQELRHFSKEKIRKDREQRTRVTRALDMALSEQPHRENDWYSPGHSPPNSLPLSQPVISSPRRRLKKLRCSKKKVAARKGSQSPDYRVAGGQCLADGSPLPGLLSASEAKLQGYIQLNNKCYRVECPTSAVPTAGAAPDDERTPSETKSTICVSNSRYAMIGKISKTLGFKLVKESKLWNILWSDSFPGVELFKNMKRFQQINHFPGMIEICRKDLLSRNLNRMLKLYPHDYKIFPKTWMLPADYGDALNYSLNHKRTFILKPDSGAQGRGIWLTNDLKTIGPHERLICQTYIHRPLLIDGYKFDLRVYTLITSVDPLRIFVYNEGLARFATNKYVEPTPGNSNDLYMHLTNYSVNKRNSHYELCDNDDCGSKRKLSAINNWMRRHNYDVEEFWNNVDDVIIKTVLSAWSVLKHNYHACFPGHDKIQACFEILGFDILVDWKLKPYILEVNHSPSFHTNEQVDREVKRPLIRDTLNLVSTVLADKKQIMREDRKRVKQRLLKIRGEPVVQKPRLSAGTASKAKLNAKTTNPEAGTNPKKAESEPVITGPLAQQIAWEESHLGNFRRIMPPPDSTKEEYYTRFYGQTNQVSIFAETAASKKREDLARKMRLQIEEKKAKQEMMLNGRPKRDPRKRQSVILPRAVREKNRINLFRLKENWTPGFISEAEERLRHTWLQMRTEAIKTLKITENVYFTLYESGHLTNTDMVVYPHLYHNLQHGFDIRENP, via the exons atgaatttgaaaaattccAAGTTTTTTAAGAGGATTCAGGAGCTGCGTCATTTCTCAAAGGAAAAGATTCGAAAGGATCGTGAGCAGCGAACGCGAGTCACCCGCGCCCTGGACATGGCGCTTAGCGAGCAGCCGCATCGAGAAAATGACTGGTACTCCCCGGGGCACTCGCCGCCCAACTCCCTACCACTTTCCCAACCGGTGATCAGCTCTCCGCGTCGCCGCCTCAAGAAATTGCGATGCTCAAAGAAGAAGGTCGCTGCTCGAAAAGGAAGCCAATCACCGGACTACCGAGTCGCTGGTGGCCAGTGTTTGGCAGATGGCAGCCCTTTGCCGGGACTATTGTCGGCGTCAGAGGCTAAACTCCAGGGCTACATCCAGCTGAACAACAAGTGCTACCGGGTTGAATGTCCCACGAGCGCAGTTCCTACAGCCGGAGCAGCCCCGGACGACGAGCGTACTCCCAG CGAAACAAAGAGCACCATTTGTGTCTCAAATTCCCGCTATGCCATGATCGGAAAGATATCCAAGACTCTCGGCTTCAAGCTGGTGAAGGAGTCCAAGCTGTGGAACATTCTTTGGTCGGATTCGTTTCCCGGCGTCGAACTATTCAAAAATATGAAGCGCTTCCAACAGATTAACCACTTTCCTGGCATGATCGAGATTTGCCGAAAGGATCTGCTATCGCGAAATCTAAATCGGATGTTGAAATTGTATCCGCATGACTACAAGATATTTCCCAAGACCTGGATGCTGCCGGCGGA CTATGGAGATGCTTTGAATTATTCCTTAAATCACAAGCGGACTTTCATCCTAAAGCCGGATTCAGGAGCCCAAGGACGGGGAATTTGGTTAACCAATGACCTGAAAACGATAGGACCCCACGAGCGTCTTATATGCCAAACGTACATTCATAGG CCACTACTAATCGATGGTTACAAGTTTGACTTACGCGTGTATACCCTTATAACATCAGTGGATCCGTTACGCATCTTCGTGTACAACGAGGGACTGGCTCGTTTTGCAACCAACAAGTATGTGGAACCCACTCCGGGAAACTCCAACGACCTGTACATGCACCTCACCAACTACTCGGTGAACAAGCGGAACTCGCACTACGAACTCTGCGACAACGATGACTGTGGAAGCAAGAGAAAACTGAGTGCGATCAACAACTGGATGCGACGCCATAACTACGACGTGGAGGAGTTTTGGAACAACGTGGACGATGTGATTATTAAAACGGTACTAAGTGCTTGGTCGGTGTTGAAGCACAACTACCACGCCTGCTTCCCGGGACACGACAAAATCCAGGCCTGCTTTGAAATACTCGGCTTCGACATTCTggtggactggaagctgaagcCCTACATTCTGGAGGTGAATCACTCACCCAGTTTCCACACCAACGAACAGGTGGACCGAGAAGTAAAGCGTCCGCTCATCCGGGACACATTGAATTTGGTCAGCACGGTGCTGGCGGATAAGAAGCAGATTATGCGAGAGGATCGGAAGAGGGTGAAGCAACGTCTGCTGAAGATACGTGGGGAACC GGTAGTTCAAAAGCCACGTCTCAGTGCGGGCACAGCTTCGAAGGCAAAACTAAATGCCAAGACAACCAACCCAGAAGCTGGTACCAATCCCAAGAAGGCTGAATCGGAGCCCGTCATCACGGGTCCCCTGGCCCAGCAGATCGCATGGGAGGAGAGTCATCTGGGGAACTTTAGACGGATTATGCCGCCACCCGACTCCACCAAGGAAGAGTACTATACTCGATTTTACGGCCAGACCAACCAGGTGTCCATCTTCGCCGAGACGGCGGCCAGCAAGAAGCGGGAGGATCTCGCTCGCAAGATGCGTCTGCAGATCGAGGAGAAGAAAGCCAAGCAGGAAATGATGCTGAATGGTCGGCCCAAGCGGGATCCCCGGAAGCGGCAGTCCGTTATCCTGCCGCGGGCCGTGCGCGAAAAGAATCGCATTAATCTCTTCCGGCTAAAGGAGAACTGGACGCCGGGCTTCATATCAGAGGCGGAGGAGCGGTTACGGCACACTTGGCTTCAGATGCGCACCGAAGCAATCAAAACACTGAAGATCACCGAGAAT GTATATTTCACTCTGTACGAGTCCGGACACCTGACCAACACAGACATGGTTGTGTATCCCCATTTATACCACAATCTGCAGCATGGTTTCGACATCCGAGAAAATCCCTGA